A genomic window from Polaribacter gangjinensis includes:
- the pdxH gene encoding pyridoxamine 5'-phosphate oxidase: protein MSKDLSNYRKSYEKLELLEENCPENPMELFQTWFINADNSDTVEETNAMTIATIGADGFPKSRVVLLKKYTWEGFIFYTNYNSEKGKAILNNSNVCLSFFWPALEQQIIIKGNAEKLAENLSDGYFDSRPDGSKLGAWASNQSSVVSSRKELDESLTTFEKKFGNSEIPRPQHWGGFLIKPISIEFWQGRPNRMHDRIRYTLLEDFSWKIERLAP from the coding sequence ATGTCAAAAGACTTAAGTAATTATAGAAAATCATACGAAAAACTGGAACTTCTAGAAGAAAATTGTCCAGAAAATCCAATGGAATTATTCCAAACTTGGTTCATCAATGCTGATAATTCTGATACTGTTGAAGAAACAAATGCCATGACTATTGCCACAATTGGCGCTGATGGATTTCCGAAAAGTAGGGTTGTTTTACTCAAAAAATACACTTGGGAGGGTTTTATTTTCTACACAAATTATAATTCAGAAAAAGGAAAAGCGATACTAAATAACAGCAATGTTTGCTTATCATTTTTCTGGCCAGCTTTAGAACAACAAATTATCATCAAAGGAAATGCAGAAAAATTGGCCGAAAACTTATCAGATGGTTATTTTGATTCAAGACCAGATGGAAGTAAATTAGGAGCGTGGGCATCAAACCAAAGTTCTGTAGTGTCATCTAGAAAAGAATTGGACGAAAGTTTAACTACTTTTGAAAAAAAATTCGGAAATTCCGAAATTCCAAGACCTCAACATTGGGGAGGATTTTTAATCAAACCAATTTCAATAGAATTTTGGCAAGGAAGACCTAACAGAATGCATGATAGAATAAGATACACATTATTAGAAGATTTTTCTTGGAAAATTGAAAGATTAGCACCATAA
- a CDS encoding Nif3-like dinuclear metal center hexameric protein: MKVKEITSILEEIAPLQYAEDFDNVGLLVGKNDTEVTGVLVTLDTLEVTIDEAIEKNCNLIISFHPIIFSGLKKLNGSNYVERVVIKAIENKIAIYAIHSALDNSFEGVSAKISAILGLKNTQILIPKKNILKRLTTYVPIKNADEVRNALFLAGAGNIGNYDACSFSVSGEGTFRGNENSNPTLGEKGVLQTEKEIQISVIFELKNQVQIMTALRENHPYEEIAYEIISVENSYQNVGMGMIGELPSSQNEQEFLEFLKQTMKTDCIKHSALRNKQIKKVAVLGGSGSFAIEAAKKAGADVFISADFKYHDFFKAENSILLADIGHYESEQFTKNLIVDFLTKKITNFAIILSEKRTNPIYYL; this comes from the coding sequence ATGAAAGTAAAAGAAATAACATCCATTTTAGAAGAAATTGCTCCTTTACAATATGCCGAAGATTTTGATAATGTTGGATTACTAGTAGGAAAAAATGATACAGAAGTTACAGGGGTTTTAGTGACTCTTGATACGCTTGAAGTTACAATAGATGAAGCTATTGAAAAAAATTGCAACCTCATTATTAGTTTTCACCCCATAATTTTTAGTGGTTTAAAAAAATTAAATGGCTCAAATTATGTAGAACGGGTTGTCATCAAAGCAATCGAAAATAAAATTGCCATTTATGCAATTCATTCAGCTTTGGATAACAGTTTTGAGGGAGTTTCTGCGAAAATATCTGCCATTTTGGGACTAAAAAATACTCAAATTTTAATTCCAAAAAAGAATATTTTAAAAAGGCTTACAACCTATGTTCCAATAAAAAATGCAGATGAAGTTCGAAATGCACTTTTTTTAGCTGGAGCTGGTAATATTGGCAATTATGATGCGTGTTCATTTTCTGTTTCTGGCGAAGGAACATTTCGTGGTAATGAAAATTCGAATCCAACTTTAGGAGAAAAAGGCGTTTTACAAACCGAAAAAGAAATTCAGATTTCTGTCATTTTCGAATTGAAAAATCAAGTTCAAATAATGACTGCTTTGAGAGAAAATCATCCGTATGAAGAAATAGCTTATGAGATTATTTCTGTTGAAAATAGCTATCAGAATGTTGGAATGGGAATGATTGGTGAATTACCTTCATCACAAAATGAACAAGAATTTTTGGAGTTTCTAAAACAAACAATGAAAACAGATTGTATAAAACATTCCGCATTACGTAACAAACAAATTAAAAAAGTAGCTGTTTTAGGTGGATCAGGAAGTTTTGCCATTGAAGCTGCAAAAAAAGCTGGTGCTGACGTTTTTATAAGTGCTGATTTTAAATATCATGACTTTTTTAAAGCCGAAAATAGCATCTTATTGGCTGATATTGGACATTATGAAAGTGAGCAGTTTACAAAAAACTTGATTGTTGACTTTCTTACGAAAAAAATTACTAATTTTGCAATCATTTTATCAGAAAAAAGAACAAATCCAATATATTACCTATAA
- a CDS encoding Ppx/GppA phosphatase family protein, whose product MIEIKKYGAIDIGSNAIRLLVSNVIVQEGKETQFKKSALIRVPIRLGADAFVSGIISEENVSRMIDAMEAFKLLMKVHKVERFKACATSAMREAFNGEEVIKKIFEKTGVKISIIGGKEEAAIIASTDLKELIKGTNSYLYVDVGGGSTEFTVFSEGKMVTSKSFNMGTVRLLNNSKAENKEIFENVERWIKKNTKDLKRISLIGSGGNINKLFKMSGRMEGKPISFVYLNAQYQFLKQMSYQDRISELSLNPDRADVIIPATKIYLSAMKWSGATKIYVPKIGLSDGIIKSLFYETL is encoded by the coding sequence TTGATAGAAATAAAAAAATACGGAGCAATAGATATTGGATCAAATGCCATTAGGCTTTTGGTATCCAACGTTATTGTTCAAGAAGGCAAAGAAACTCAATTTAAAAAATCAGCTTTGATTCGGGTTCCAATTCGATTAGGAGCAGATGCTTTTGTAAGCGGTATCATCAGTGAAGAAAATGTTTCACGAATGATTGATGCTATGGAAGCATTTAAATTATTGATGAAAGTTCATAAAGTAGAACGTTTTAAAGCCTGTGCAACATCGGCCATGAGAGAGGCTTTTAATGGCGAAGAAGTCATCAAAAAAATATTTGAAAAAACAGGCGTAAAAATTTCAATTATTGGTGGTAAAGAAGAAGCTGCAATCATAGCTTCAACCGATTTAAAAGAATTGATCAAAGGCACAAACTCTTATTTATATGTTGATGTTGGTGGTGGTAGTACAGAATTCACTGTTTTTTCTGAAGGAAAAATGGTTACTTCGAAATCATTCAACATGGGAACTGTAAGGTTATTGAACAATTCAAAAGCCGAAAACAAAGAAATCTTTGAAAATGTTGAACGCTGGATTAAAAAGAACACCAAAGATTTAAAACGGATTTCACTTATTGGTTCTGGTGGAAACATCAATAAACTCTTTAAAATGTCAGGGAGAATGGAAGGTAAACCCATTTCATTTGTTTATTTAAATGCGCAATACCAGTTTTTAAAACAAATGTCTTATCAAGACAGAATTTCTGAACTTAGTTTGAATCCTGATAGAGCTGACGTAATTATTCCTGCTACCAAAATTTATCTCTCTGCAATGAAGTGGAGTGGAGCTACAAAAATTTACGTTCCTAAAATTGGACTTTCTGATGGAATCATCAAAAGTTTATTTTACGAAACCCTATAA
- a CDS encoding thioredoxin family protein: MKNSLFSILFIVVFSKSFLAQDTIKRHLNWVASYDMALQISKKEKKPILIYFKGSDWCEPCKVLDAELFASQRFKELSEKSLVLLEVDIPRKMDLLSVDKISDNYYLKSRFKVKSFPTILIVDHKGNVLAEKKGYILTEYYFPFLEEEIKNYKS, from the coding sequence ATGAAAAATAGTCTTTTCTCCATTTTGTTCATAGTTGTTTTTTCAAAAAGTTTTCTTGCTCAAGATACTATTAAGCGTCATTTAAATTGGGTAGCTTCTTATGATATGGCTTTACAAATTTCAAAGAAAGAAAAAAAGCCAATTTTAATTTATTTTAAAGGATCAGATTGGTGCGAACCATGTAAAGTTTTAGATGCAGAATTGTTTGCTTCTCAACGTTTTAAAGAATTGTCAGAAAAAAGTTTAGTGCTTTTAGAAGTTGATATTCCAAGAAAAATGGATTTGCTCTCTGTTGATAAAATTAGCGATAATTATTACTTGAAAAGTAGGTTTAAAGTCAAATCTTTTCCAACGATTTTAATAGTTGATCATAAAGGAAATGTCTTGGCAGAAAAAAAAGGATACATTTTAACAGAGTATTATTTTCCTTTTCTTGAAGAGGAGATTAAAAATTATAAGTCATAA
- the lpxK gene encoding tetraacyldisaccharide 4'-kinase, which produces MKLLRFLLFPFAIIYDLVTTFRNFLFDTNIFKQNSFTIPVIVVGNLSVGGTGKTPQIEYLIRLLKNKFQIAVLSRGYKRKTKGFLKVSNSHSATEVGDEPLQFTKKFPDIFVAVDEQRVSGIQKILAQSNADIVLLDDAFQHRKVKGSLNILLTKFDDLFVDDFLIPTGNLRESRRGAQRANAIIITKCPENLSVEQQNVIKNKLKKYQKPIFFTTISYAKTLKGFTEILLADLSNFEVLLVTGIANPSSLIRFLKDRKINFQHLNFPDHHHFSTKDIELIKSKFEDLKGLNKIILTTEKDFVRLNNDLKNLNYLEIETTFLGNQQRVFDNLLINHINQYSENN; this is translated from the coding sequence ATGAAATTACTACGATTTTTATTATTTCCATTTGCCATCATTTATGATTTGGTGACCACATTTCGTAATTTTTTGTTTGACACCAACATTTTTAAACAAAATTCATTCACAATTCCTGTGATTGTTGTTGGAAATCTTTCAGTTGGCGGAACAGGAAAAACTCCTCAAATCGAATATCTTATCCGTCTGCTAAAAAATAAGTTTCAAATTGCAGTTTTAAGCAGAGGGTATAAGCGAAAAACAAAAGGATTTTTGAAAGTTTCAAATTCACATTCAGCCACTGAAGTTGGAGATGAACCTTTGCAATTTACTAAAAAATTTCCAGATATTTTTGTTGCAGTTGATGAACAAAGGGTTTCAGGAATACAAAAAATATTAGCGCAATCTAATGCAGATATTGTGCTATTAGATGATGCATTTCAGCACAGAAAAGTAAAAGGAAGTCTGAATATTTTACTAACAAAATTTGATGACTTGTTTGTTGATGATTTTTTAATTCCGACTGGAAATTTAAGAGAAAGTAGAAGGGGAGCTCAAAGAGCAAATGCGATTATTATCACCAAATGTCCAGAGAATTTAAGCGTTGAGCAACAAAATGTCATTAAAAATAAATTGAAAAAATATCAGAAACCAATCTTTTTTACTACCATTTCATATGCGAAAACACTAAAAGGTTTTACTGAAATTTTGTTAGCAGATTTATCAAATTTTGAAGTTTTATTAGTAACAGGAATTGCGAATCCAAGTTCATTAATTCGATTTTTAAAAGATAGAAAAATTAATTTTCAGCATTTAAATTTTCCAGACCATCATCATTTTTCAACTAAAGATATTGAACTTATTAAATCAAAATTTGAGGACTTAAAAGGATTGAATAAGATTATTCTAACTACTGAAAAAGACTTTGTTCGTTTAAATAATGATTTAAAAAATCTCAATTATTTAGAGATTGAAACCACTTTTTTAGGAAATCAACAAAGGGTTTTTGATAATTTATTGATCAATCATATCAATCAATATTCTGAGAACAATTAA
- a CDS encoding zinc ribbon domain-containing protein yields MKEVSVEEKLRALYDLQLIDSRIDEIRSVRGELPLEVEDLENEVAGLKTRISNMEQEIANLETDINNKKLVIDEAKSLTKKYEEQQKKVRNNREFDSLSKEIEYQALETELAEKRINEFKAKIAQKNEIINNTKEKLAKQESHLAHKKAELDAILKETEKDEKLLLEKSEEFSKVIDEHLLTAYKRIRSKVKNGLAVVALERGASGGSYFTIPPQVQLDIANRKKITIDEHSGRILVDPALAAEEKEKIDKIMA; encoded by the coding sequence ATGAAAGAAGTTTCGGTTGAAGAAAAATTAAGAGCGTTGTATGACTTGCAACTTATTGACTCAAGAATTGATGAAATTAGAAGCGTAAGAGGTGAATTGCCTTTAGAAGTGGAAGATTTAGAAAATGAAGTTGCTGGTTTAAAAACAAGAATTTCTAATATGGAGCAAGAAATTGCGAATTTAGAAACCGACATCAACAATAAAAAATTGGTTATTGATGAAGCAAAATCGTTGACAAAAAAATACGAGGAGCAACAAAAAAAAGTTAGAAACAACAGGGAATTTGATTCTTTATCCAAAGAAATCGAATACCAAGCTTTAGAAACTGAGTTGGCTGAAAAAAGAATTAATGAGTTCAAAGCAAAAATTGCTCAAAAAAACGAAATCATTAATAACACCAAAGAAAAATTAGCAAAACAAGAATCTCATTTAGCGCACAAAAAAGCAGAATTAGATGCTATTTTAAAAGAAACAGAGAAAGACGAAAAATTATTATTAGAAAAATCTGAAGAATTTTCGAAAGTAATTGACGAACACCTTTTAACAGCTTATAAAAGAATTCGCAGTAAAGTGAAAAATGGGTTGGCTGTTGTTGCTTTAGAACGCGGTGCTTCTGGTGGATCTTATTTCACTATTCCACCTCAAGTTCAGTTAGATATTGCTAACAGAAAAAAAATCACAATTGATGAACATAGTGGAAGAATTTTAGTTGATCCTGCTTTAGCTGCTGAAGAAAAAGAAAAGATTGACAAAATAATGGCGTAA
- a CDS encoding OmpA family protein, giving the protein MKKILFTTVFLCLGAVAFGQDLPENPEPGKCYVRCKTPDIWKTESVQVPVSPEYKKIITYPAEYKTITEQVLIKEAGEEIIVVPAVWGTQEVTYFEKEDGTKIEVKNAVFNQGFETVEVRGATATWQMSEKLPDCESDNPDDCRYWCYKPVPAEFKTMPVEKLVSDASIVKVPIPGVRKTYKRKVMVQKPTTTTVQTAPEYLTITKTVLVRDARTEEVTVPAIYQSVSKQILVKKGGLTTWKPVDCELIDNTPLPINWDFSSAELNEGAKTIIDARLLPILKTGVAVFIESHTDMRGTKKENQDLSDRRAKAVLDYLISKGINSSQLFAKGFGESKLLNKCSDNVVCTEAEHAVNRRTTFRVVNQN; this is encoded by the coding sequence ATGAAAAAAATACTTTTTACAACTGTTTTTTTATGTTTGGGAGCAGTTGCTTTTGGTCAAGATTTACCTGAAAATCCAGAGCCAGGAAAATGCTATGTAAGATGTAAAACCCCTGATATTTGGAAAACTGAATCAGTTCAAGTACCAGTTTCACCCGAGTATAAAAAAATAATCACCTATCCTGCAGAATATAAAACAATTACTGAACAAGTTTTAATAAAAGAAGCTGGTGAAGAAATCATAGTTGTTCCTGCTGTTTGGGGAACTCAAGAGGTTACCTATTTTGAAAAAGAAGATGGTACTAAAATTGAAGTTAAAAACGCTGTTTTTAACCAAGGCTTTGAAACTGTTGAAGTGAGAGGAGCTACTGCAACTTGGCAAATGAGCGAAAAATTACCTGATTGTGAATCAGATAATCCTGATGACTGTAGATATTGGTGTTACAAACCAGTTCCTGCTGAATTTAAAACCATGCCAGTTGAAAAATTAGTAAGTGATGCAAGTATCGTAAAAGTTCCTATTCCAGGAGTGAGAAAAACATACAAGAGAAAAGTAATGGTTCAAAAACCAACAACTACAACTGTTCAAACTGCTCCTGAATATTTAACAATTACTAAAACTGTTTTAGTAAGAGATGCAAGAACTGAAGAAGTTACTGTACCTGCAATTTATCAATCTGTAAGCAAACAAATTTTGGTTAAAAAAGGCGGATTAACAACTTGGAAACCTGTAGATTGCGAATTAATTGACAACACTCCATTACCAATCAATTGGGATTTTTCTAGTGCTGAGTTGAATGAAGGTGCAAAAACAATCATCGATGCAAGATTATTACCAATCTTAAAAACAGGTGTAGCAGTTTTCATTGAATCTCATACGGATATGAGAGGTACTAAAAAGGAAAATCAAGATTTATCTGATAGAAGAGCAAAAGCGGTGCTAGATTACTTAATTTCTAAAGGTATTAATTCTAGTCAATTATTTGCAAAAGGTTTTGGAGAATCTAAATTATTGAATAAATGTTCTGATAATGTGGTTTGTACAGAAGCTGAACATGCTGTAAATAGAAGAACAACTTTTAGAGTAGTAAATCAGAATTAA
- a CDS encoding SixA phosphatase family protein, with product MKTLFIVRHAKSSWDYKGIDDIDRPLKKSGIKDAYLMSKFLAGEIERPGIFISSSANRALHTALIFCENFQYPISGLVKSRQLYSFSDGYLVKTVKALDDGYSSAIIFSHDHGINTFVNKFGDIPIAHVPTCGVIGIQFQDKHWKDVKKGKTIMTEFPKNHR from the coding sequence ATGAAAACTTTATTTATTGTTAGACACGCAAAATCTTCTTGGGACTATAAAGGTATTGATGATATTGACCGTCCTTTGAAAAAAAGTGGAATCAAAGACGCTTATTTAATGTCGAAATTTTTAGCTGGAGAAATTGAAAGACCTGGAATATTCATTTCAAGTAGCGCAAATAGAGCACTGCATACGGCACTAATTTTCTGTGAAAATTTCCAATATCCAATATCTGGATTGGTAAAAAGCCGCCAGTTATATAGTTTTAGCGATGGTTATCTGGTAAAAACCGTGAAAGCTTTGGATGATGGATATAGCTCTGCAATTATTTTTAGTCACGATCATGGAATCAATACTTTTGTAAATAAATTTGGGGATATTCCTATTGCGCATGTTCCAACTTGTGGAGTAATTGGAATCCAATTCCAAGATAAACATTGGAAAGATGTTAAAAAAGGTAAAACAATCATGACTGAATTTCCGAAAAACCATAGATAA